A window from Mauremys reevesii isolate NIE-2019 linkage group 9, ASM1616193v1, whole genome shotgun sequence encodes these proteins:
- the LOC120371391 gene encoding zinc finger protein ZIC 4-like encodes MYELVHHVTMEHVGGPEQPNHICDWEGCAREKKPFKAKYKLINHIRVHTGERPFLCPFPGCEKVFARAENLKIHKRIHTGEKPFVCEFAGCARRFANSSDRKKHTHVHSSDKPYRCKVKGCEKSYTHPSSLRKHLKTHRSLEPATATATPREAGGPTGPQEPGAGACQSLASPAACLARCASFVSMFDTRFEINHRMCSGTSGHREM; translated from the exons ATGTATGAGCTAGTCCACCACGTCACCATGGAGCACGTCGGAGGACCAGAGCAGCCCAACCATATTTGTGACTGGGAGGGCTGCGCTAGGGAGAAAAAACCCTTTAAAGCCAAATACAAACTCATAAACCACATCAGAGTGCACACAGGCGAAAGGCCGTTTCTATGCCCGTTTCCTGGGTGTGAGAAAGTGTTTGCAAGAGCTGAAAACCTGAAGATACAtaaaagaatccacacag GGGAGAAGCCGTTCGTGTGTGAATTCGCTGGGTGTGCCAGGAGGTTCGCCAACAGCAGCGACAGGAAGAAGCACACCCACGTGCACTCGAGCGACAAGCCGTATCGCTGCAAAGTCAAAGGGTGCGAGAAATCCTacacccaccccagctccctgcgcaAACACCTGAAAACGCACCGCAGCCTGGAGCCAGCCACCGCCACCGCCACGCCCCGGGAGGCCGGAGGGCCCACGGGGCCGCAGGAGCCGGGGGCTGGCGCCTGCCAGTCATTAGCCAGCCCTGCCGCTTGTCTAGCCAG ATGTGCGAGTTTTGTATCGATGTTTGACACGCGGTTTGAAATAAATCACCGAATGTGCTCTGGCACGTCTGGTCACAGGGAGATGTAG